DNA sequence from the Acidimicrobiia bacterium genome:
GAGCAGATCGGCGTCGCCCGCCTCGCGCACCTCGGTGCCCTTCCATGCCGCCCCCACCTCGCACCACCGGTACCAGAGGTCCCATCCGGCCGGATGCGTGTCCGCGCGTTCGACCTCGACGACGCCGCTCATCTCCCAGTGCCTCTTCCACCAGCCGGCGCTGCGGAAGGTGAAGAAGTCGCCGCCGGTCGAGCCCATGATCGAAGTAGTGGAAGGCGTCGACGCTCACGATCGCGTCGAAGTAGCCAGCCGCATAGGGAAGTGTGTGGGCCTCCACCGAGATGGGCAACACACGGTCGGCGACGTCAGTCTCGGCGATGCGTCGCGCGTTGTCGTCGGGCGAGATCCACAGGTCGCTCGCCCACACCTGCACACCGAACTCGCGTGCGAGGAAGATGGACGAGATCGCGGTGCCGCACCCGAGGTCGAGCACGCGCATGCCGGGTTGTAGATCGAGCACCTGCGTGAGCCACTCCGTGAGCCACACCACATTCGGCCCCATGTGGTTGAGGAACACCCACTTCGGGTCGTACGCGGAGGTGCGGGGGTAATCGGGATGCACGGAGAGCTCTGTGAAGCGGGCCGGGTCTGCCGGTCCGTCGCCCGGCGGTCGGAGGAACTGCGTCCACGAGTACGAAGGGTGCGCTGGCAGGGCAGGAGTCATACGTAGGCGGCCAGGGTTGCTTCAAGGCGCGCGACGCTGTCGGCGAGGCCGCCGGGCCGCGAGCGGCGGAGCCACACCTCACGTTGCCGGTCGATCGCTTCGGCGAGGTCGACGCGGAGCCGGTCGGTGTCGAGTGCCGGGCCGTCGACGGACGCGAGTAGCCGCCACGCGCCGTGCCGCGCGAGCCGTGCCGCTTGCGCGAGCTCGTCGCGCACCAGGTCGCCGTCGACGCAGGCGGGCGTTGCCCTCTCGATCTCCTGCACGCAGCCGTCGATGCGCGCGATCACGTCCTCGATGCTGTCGACGGACGGCTCGCCGGTGGCGAAGCTGAACCCCGCCGGGACCAGCGCCCCTTGGAGCGGGCTGCCGTTGAACGAACGGCGGCCAGTGCGGTTCCACTGGCGGCCGAGCTCGACAACCGCGGCGCCGAGGCGAGCGCTCGGGTCGTCGAACACGAAGTGATCGAGCACCTCGGCGAGGTCCACGTCGTGGTTGGCGTCGGCGCACCACGCGACTGCTCCGCCGTACGCGATCGGACCGAAGCTCACCGACGGCGGCTGGAGATGCCCGTTGTCGCCCCAGTCAGTAATCAGGTAGCCACCGGCGTCGCGTTCGCGTCCGGTGCGCGCGGCGTCGAGGAGGTTGGCCTGCGCGTTGTCGACGCGACCGATCAACGAGTCCCAGGCCGACGTGCCGGGCGCGACCCAGAACGGCACGCCCGCGTCGGCGAGCGGCCGAGTGTTGACGTCGAAGCCGAGCGCAGCTTCGAGGTCCACACCGAGCTGATCGAGCAGGGTGCGGATCGCCGGGTCCAGGTGCTGGGCGGCATCGTCGAGTGCCCGCGGCGCCTCGTAGGTCCAGCAGACGGGGACCGAGCCGTCGGGGAGGTCGCGCGCGAGCGCGGGATCCTTGCGCACGATGTCGGCCCAGTAGTGGACCCTGTGCCCGTCGTCGACCAGCGGCCGGATGATGCGCACCAGGTGGTCGATGTACACGCGTTCCTTGCCGACGCGCGCGACGAGCTCCTTGCTCCTGCCGTGCCCGAGGTCGAAGGTTTCGTCGCAGTTCACGTTGACGCGTCGCGACCGGAAGTTGGGGAGCAGCTCGGCGAACAGCGTCTGCGCGAACTCGGCGTTCTCGGGAGTGGGTGCGAGCACCGTTGGTCGCATGGGGTATCCGGGGATCGGTTCGAAGCCGTCGGGCGCCTCGGCCCGGTTCCGGTACCGCTCGTGCGCGAGCCAGCGTCCCATGTGGCCGAAGCAGTTCTGGTTCGCGACGAGGTCGATGCCGGCAGCCGTGCACGTGTCGTCGAGCCAGCGCACGTCGTCGGCCGTCATTGGCGACGCGTCGCGCCACACCACTTCGTGCTCGGCGTACGCGAACGTGTGCTCGGTATAGAGCTCGAAGTGGTTGATGCGGGCGAGCGCGCAGAGATCGACGAGCCGCGCGAGCGTATCGCGTGTCGGTACGCGGTCGCGGCTCACGTCGAGCATGTAACCGCGGACTGGGAAGTCGGGCCAGTCGCGGATGCTGAGGCCGGGGAGCCGGAACGGGTGATCGGCGACGAGCTGGTCGAGCGTGGCGCGCGCGTAGCGCAGCCCGCGGTCGTCGCGGTGCGCGATGGTGACGCCGGTGGGGTCGATGTCGAGCGTGTAGCCCTCGGGTGGCACCGACGCGTCGACCCGCGCGCGTACCTCGAAACCAGGGGCGGGTCCGTCACCGTTCTCGAGGAGCAGGCGTGGTCGTGGGAATAGCATTGGGGCGAACCTACTTCGGAGAAGGAGCACTTCCGTGACTGATGCCGTCATCGTCGCCGCCGCCCGCACGCCGATCGGGCGCGCCCGCAAGGGGTCACTCGTCGACGTCGACGCGTTCGAGCTTGCCAGGATCGTGGTGGGCGCCGCGGTCGAGCGGTCGGGAATCGCGACGAGCGACATCGACGACATCGTCGTGGCCGAGTCGCTCCAGGGCGGCGGGGTCATCGCGCGCAACGTCGCGGTCCAGTTGGGCCTCACCTCGGTGCCGGGCCTGGCCGACAACCGGCATTGCGCGGCCGGGCTGAGCGCAGTGCAGATCGCGTCGGCAGGGATTCGTGCCGGCATGGACCACGTCGTGGTGGCGGGTGGTACCGAGAGCCTGAGCACCTCACCGCAAACGCTGAAGCGATTTGGCCCGGGCGCCGAGCCGCTTCCGTGGATGTCGCCGAGCCACCCCGACACCCCTGACGCACCCACGTGGGACATGTCGATCACGGTTGGCGAGAACACGGCCCGCGAGATGGGACTCACGCGTCAGGACGTCGACGCGTGGGCGCTGTACAGCACCGAGAACGCGCTCCGATCCATCGACGGAGGCGCATTCGAGGCCGAGATCGTGCCGGTGCCGGTCACGGATCCCGACGGCACGCAACGGATGTTCGCGGTCGACGAGCACCCGCGGCGCGGCTCGTCGATGGACACGCTCGGCGCGCTGCCGGTGCTGCACCCCGAGATCGAGGGCGCCACCGTCACCGCGGGGAATGCGGCCGGGCTCAACGACGGCGCGGCCGCGGTCGTCGTCACTTCCGGCGAGTTCGCGCGTTCGCACGGGCTCAGTCCGATGGCCCGTGTGCTGTCGTGGGCGTCGATCGGTCTCGAACCCGCGCGCACCGGCCTCGGGCCCACGCTCGCGATCCCGAAGGCACTCGACCGCATCGGCATGTCGATCGACGACATCG
Encoded proteins:
- a CDS encoding methyltransferase domain-containing protein, which encodes MHPDYPRTSAYDPKWVFLNHMGPNVVWLTEWLTQVLDLQPGMRVLDLGCGTAISSIFLAREFGVQVWASDLWISPDDNARRIAETDVADRVLPISVEAHTLPYAAGYFDAIVSVDAFHYFDHGLDRRRLLHLPQRRLVEEALGDERRRRGRTRGHASGRMGPLVPVVRGGGGMEGHRGARGGRRRSAPH
- a CDS encoding glycoside hydrolase family 20 zincin-like fold domain-containing protein, encoding MLFPRPRLLLENGDGPAPGFEVRARVDASVPPEGYTLDIDPTGVTIAHRDDRGLRYARATLDQLVADHPFRLPGLSIRDWPDFPVRGYMLDVSRDRVPTRDTLARLVDLCALARINHFELYTEHTFAYAEHEVVWRDASPMTADDVRWLDDTCTAAGIDLVANQNCFGHMGRWLAHERYRNRAEAPDGFEPIPGYPMRPTVLAPTPENAEFAQTLFAELLPNFRSRRVNVNCDETFDLGHGRSKELVARVGKERVYIDHLVRIIRPLVDDGHRVHYWADIVRKDPALARDLPDGSVPVCWTYEAPRALDDAAQHLDPAIRTLLDQLGVDLEAALGFDVNTRPLADAGVPFWVAPGTSAWDSLIGRVDNAQANLLDAARTGRERDAGGYLITDWGDNGHLQPPSVSFGPIAYGGAVAWCADANHDVDLAEVLDHFVFDDPSARLGAAVVELGRQWNRTGRRSFNGSPLQGALVPAGFSFATGEPSVDSIEDVIARIDGCVQEIERATPACVDGDLVRDELAQAARLARHGAWRLLASVDGPALDTDRLRVDLAEAIDRQREVWLRRSRPGGLADSVARLEATLAAYV
- a CDS encoding thiolase family protein, coding for MTDAVIVAAARTPIGRARKGSLVDVDAFELARIVVGAAVERSGIATSDIDDIVVAESLQGGGVIARNVAVQLGLTSVPGLADNRHCAAGLSAVQIASAGIRAGMDHVVVAGGTESLSTSPQTLKRFGPGAEPLPWMSPSHPDTPDAPTWDMSITVGENTAREMGLTRQDVDAWALYSTENALRSIDGGAFEAEIVPVPVTDPDGTQRMFAVDEHPRRGSSMDTLGALPVLHPEIEGATVTAGNAAGLNDGAAAVVVTSGEFARSHGLSPMARVLSWASIGLEPARTGLGPTLAIPKALDRIGMSIDDIELWEINEAFCSVPVAAVRKLGIVQEIVNVNGSGASLGHPIACTGARMVVTMINELHRRGKTRGCVSMCAGGGMGSALILEAL